A window of Acinetobacter sp. TR3 contains these coding sequences:
- a CDS encoding arsenate reductase translates to MFKIYGIKNCSSMKKAFDALQVQGIAYEFHDYKKQGIDADTLAIWLKEIGADKVLNKKGTTWRKLTEAEQTHATSNQENLIETLIAQPSLIKRPVLQTPEGFVIGFDEATYQALSA, encoded by the coding sequence ATGTTTAAAATTTATGGTATTAAAAATTGTAGTTCAATGAAAAAGGCTTTCGATGCCTTACAAGTACAAGGTATTGCTTACGAATTTCATGATTATAAAAAACAAGGGATTGATGCTGACACTTTAGCAATTTGGCTAAAAGAGATTGGCGCAGATAAGGTCCTAAATAAAAAAGGTACGACTTGGCGTAAATTAACCGAAGCAGAACAGACACATGCAACCAGTAATCAGGAAAATTTGATTGAAACTTTAATTGCTCAGCCGAGTTTGATTAAACGTCCCGTTTTACAAACGCCTGAAGGCTTTGTCATTGGCTTTGATGAAGCGACTTATCAAGCTTTATCAGCATAA
- a CDS encoding exodeoxyribonuclease III, whose amino-acid sequence MIPKDRYPSDVKILRVVSINVNGLRSSVTKGLLEWLEQSDADVVCMQESRITHEQWTHKFKPEGWYTHLFPAERAGYAGTAIYSRLPFVSVQNGLGFELADSQGRFITAEFDLGLSHPVHIASLYLPSGSSGDEAQARKDLFLQEYAQILKQWRDENKSIIVCGDYNIVHKRIDIKNWSGNQKSSGCLPHERAWLDHIYDELGYVDTFREVRKEAELYSWWSNRGQARAKNVGWRIDYQACSPDWKARTANAWVYKEQWFSDHAPVIIDYKIHE is encoded by the coding sequence ATGATACCAAAGGATCGCTATCCAAGTGATGTAAAAATTCTTCGAGTGGTTTCAATTAACGTAAATGGTCTACGTTCATCTGTGACCAAAGGTCTGCTTGAGTGGTTAGAACAGTCCGATGCCGATGTGGTGTGCATGCAAGAAAGCCGCATCACCCATGAACAATGGACACATAAATTTAAACCTGAAGGTTGGTACACACATCTATTCCCTGCTGAACGTGCAGGTTATGCAGGCACAGCCATTTATAGTCGCTTACCTTTTGTCTCTGTGCAAAATGGCTTAGGCTTTGAATTGGCAGATTCGCAAGGACGTTTTATCACGGCGGAATTCGATTTAGGTCTGTCACACCCTGTTCATATTGCTTCGTTATACTTGCCGTCAGGTTCAAGCGGTGATGAAGCACAAGCACGTAAAGATTTGTTTCTTCAAGAATATGCCCAAATACTCAAACAATGGCGAGATGAAAATAAATCCATCATCGTGTGTGGTGACTACAATATCGTGCATAAACGTATTGATATTAAAAACTGGTCAGGCAATCAGAAATCATCTGGCTGTTTACCGCATGAACGCGCATGGCTCGACCATATTTATGATGAACTTGGCTATGTAGATACCTTCCGTGAGGTACGAAAAGAAGCCGAATTGTATTCATGGTGGTCAAATCGTGGGCAAGCACGTGCGAAAAATGTCGGTTGGCGTATCGACTATCAAGCATGTTCTCCTGATTGGAAAGCACGCACTGCAAATGCTTGGGTGTATAAAGAACAATGGTTTAGTGACCATGCACCTGTGATTATTGATTATAAAATACACGAATAA